The genome window CGTGATCGTGAACCCGGCCGATGCCCAGGGGCAGCGGTTCCTGGTCGCCTCGCTCGCCTTCGAGATGCCGAACGAGGAAGCCGAGAAGAAGCTCCGCGAATCCGACATCCAGTTCCGGGATGCCGTGATCGGGGTGCTCGAGCGCAAGACGCTCGGCTGGCTGATGCAGGTCGGTGCCCGCGACTCGCTCCGCCGTGAACTCGCCATCGTTGCGGCGCCGTTCGTGGGTGGCGATACGGTGAAGGTCTACGTCCCGCAGTTCCTGATCCAGTAGGAGCTGACATGGACGCCACCAACCAGAAGGATGTCGACTCCCTGCTGCGCGGCGCACCACGCGCCAATGCCCGGCCAGTGGATGTCGTCCCCTACAACTTCCGCCGGCCGCCGCGCATCTCGCGCGAACGGCAGGCCACGCTCGATGCGATCTACGGCCGCTTCGCGCTCTCGCTGCAGTCGCTGCTCTCATCGCGGCTGCGCCAGCCGACCGACGTCACCGTCGTCTCGGTCGAGCAGGCCACCTTCGCTGAATTCCTGATGTCGCTCGGCTCGCCCTGCGCTTCCTACGTCTACGATCTCGGCGAACACGCGGGCGCGCAGGCGGTGGTCGACCTCGATCCCGAGCTGGCGCCGCACTTCGTCGACCGGCTCTTCGGCGGCCCGGGCGAGAAGTGGGGAACCCAGCGCCCGCTCACGGCCCTCGAGCAGCTGGTGGTCGGCAACGTCACCGAGCGGCTGATGCTGCTGCTCGCGGAATCGTTCGGAGAAAATCTCAAGCTCGAGCCGACGCAGGTCTCGTTCGAGTCGATTCCCGAGACGCTGCAGATCGCCAACCGTGAAGACAACGTCCTCGTCGGCAACCTCGAAGTGAAGAGTGGTGCGACGTCGGGCCTGCTCACGATCTGCATTCCGCTGATCGCGCTCGAGAATTTCCTGCAGGAAAAGGCCGGCCCCGTGCTCCATGTCACGCGCGCTCGTCGTGAAGATCGCGATCAGGCGCGCACGCTGGTCGAGGGGCATGTTCGCGCCGCGCGTGTCCCGGTCGCGGCCCGGCTCACGGAGTTCCCCCTTGCGGCCCTCGAAGTCGCCACCCTGCGCGAGGGCCAGGTCATCTCTACCGGTCTGCCGCTCCACGGCGACGTGGATGTCTTCGTCAACGGTCGGCGGCTCTTCGTGGGCTCGCTCGGCCGGCAGCAGGGCTACATCGGACTTCGCATTACCGAACCCGCCGAAGCACTCGGCGAGGTGACTCGTACTTCACGCAGGAGACCCTCGGCATGACCGCACCTTCTTCGCAGACCGATTCCGCCGGCAACTCCCCCGAGTTCGATGAACTTGGTCAGGGCGTCAATCCGGCAACGTCGGCACGTCTCGACACCCTGCTCGACATGATGCTGCCGGTGGCCATCGAATTCGGCCGCACCACGATGTCGATCCAGGAAGTGCTCGATCTTGGGCCAGGGTCAGTGGTGCAGCTCGACCGGATGGTTGGCGAGCCGATCGACATCTACGTCAGCGGTCGCCGCCTCGCCGAAGGAGAAGTGGTGGTCGTCGGCGAGCATTTCGGAGTCCGCGTGACGAAGGTGCTGGCGCAGCCGCGTGACGCGGCGAACCGTGCCGCCAACGGCAACGGGAGTCGCTGATTCATGCTGGGAGCTTTTGCCGCCCTGCTGGTCACGATCGGCGTCCTCGTGGTGACGTTGCGCCTGCTGGGTCGTTTGCAGGGAGTCACGCCTCGCAGCGATCGGGGCGCGCCGATGCGCGTGCTGCAGCGCGTCTCGACCGGGCCACGGCAGGGCGTCGTGATGCTGCGGGTGGCCGATCGAGTACTGATTGTCGGGGTGGGCGATGGCCACACGTTGCTGGGTGAGCTTGAGGGCGAAGCTCGTGCCGAGATGCTCGCGGCCGAGCGCACCGCCGCGCCGGCGTCGAAAGGACCGCGGATTCCGGGTCTGGGCTGGCTCGGCCTGATGCTCGCGCTGGTCGCGATGCCGTCGCTCGCGTCTGCGCAGGTGATCACGGCACCGAAGCCGGTCGCCACGAAGAACGCCACAGTGACGGCTCCGGTGAAGCCGACGGCGGCGAGTCCGAACGCCCCCACGATGGATTTGCGCGTGGGGCAGGGTGGTCAGGAACTCAAGCTTTCCGGTGCGGTCGGCATCGTCGTTCTGATGGGCGCCCTGACGCTGTTGCCGGCGATCTTCATGCTGATGACAGGATTCACGCGGATCCTGATCGTCCTCTCTTTCCTGCGGTCGGCCCTGGGCACCCAGAGTG of Gemmatimonadota bacterium contains these proteins:
- a CDS encoding flagellar basal body-associated FliL family protein, with amino-acid sequence MAAPVTDPNAPVAEAPEGGGGKKALVPILITVAALLVGAGIGGFVVAPRLSGPAASAEGKDAKHEKKGGAEGAAPKLVKLENVIVNPADAQGQRFLVASLAFEMPNEEAEKKLRESDIQFRDAVIGVLERKTLGWLMQVGARDSLRRELAIVAAPFVGGDTVKVYVPQFLIQ
- a CDS encoding FliM/FliN family flagellar motor switch protein encodes the protein MDATNQKDVDSLLRGAPRANARPVDVVPYNFRRPPRISRERQATLDAIYGRFALSLQSLLSSRLRQPTDVTVVSVEQATFAEFLMSLGSPCASYVYDLGEHAGAQAVVDLDPELAPHFVDRLFGGPGEKWGTQRPLTALEQLVVGNVTERLMLLLAESFGENLKLEPTQVSFESIPETLQIANREDNVLVGNLEVKSGATSGLLTICIPLIALENFLQEKAGPVLHVTRARREDRDQARTLVEGHVRAARVPVAARLTEFPLAALEVATLREGQVISTGLPLHGDVDVFVNGRRLFVGSLGRQQGYIGLRITEPAEALGEVTRTSRRRPSA
- the fliN gene encoding flagellar motor switch protein FliN, producing MTAPSSQTDSAGNSPEFDELGQGVNPATSARLDTLLDMMLPVAIEFGRTTMSIQEVLDLGPGSVVQLDRMVGEPIDIYVSGRRLAEGEVVVVGEHFGVRVTKVLAQPRDAANRAANGNGSR
- the fliP gene encoding flagellar type III secretion system pore protein FliP (The bacterial flagellar biogenesis protein FliP forms a type III secretion system (T3SS)-type pore required for flagellar assembly.), whose product is MLGAFAALLVTIGVLVVTLRLLGRLQGVTPRSDRGAPMRVLQRVSTGPRQGVVMLRVADRVLIVGVGDGHTLLGELEGEARAEMLAAERTAAPASKGPRIPGLGWLGLMLALVAMPSLASAQVITAPKPVATKNATVTAPVKPTAASPNAPTMDLRVGQGGQELKLSGAVGIVVLMGALTLLPAIFMLMTGFTRILIVLSFLRSALGTQSAPPTQLLVAIAIILTGVVMQPTLTEANTAALQPYLRGEIGQVQAYEAAIVPLRKFMLANTRERDLTVFTQMTGSDSAKTIDEVPTMTVVSAFVTSELRTAFQMGFVIFLPFLVIDLIVASVLMSLGMFMLPPVMVSLPFKLLLFVLADGWALVMQNLVASFRV